CTGCCCGACCGCCGCCTCGACAGGGCCGAGGTCCTGCGCTGGCTGCGCAGCGGGCCGATCCTCGACGCCGACGGCCAGCGGGCCCACGTCGGCCGGTGGGACCGCCTCTCCCGGCAGGCCGGGGTGTCGGCCGGGCCCGAGCAGTGGGCGGCCCGGCTCGGGCACCTCGCCGCCGGGCTGGACGACCGGCTGGCCGGGGCAGCCGGGGCCGAGGAGGAGCGCTGGGTCGAGCGGGTGGCGGCGGACCGGGCCGAGGTCGACCGGCTGGCCGCGTTCGTGGCGGAGCTGGCCGAGCGGTCCGACCCGGGCGCCCGCCGGGGCTGGCCGGCGCTGGCGTCGTGGGCGAAGGGCCTGCTGGCCCGCTACCTCGGGGGCCGGTCCCGCTGGTCGGCGTGGCCGGCGGAGGAGCAGGCGGCCGGCGAGCGGGTCCTCGCCGTGCTCGACGAGCTGGCCGGCCTCGGGGGCGTCGAGCCGGGGGCCGACGCCGCCCTCCTGCGCCGCGTGCTGGAGCGCGAGCTCGCCGCGCCGGTGCGGGGCGGCGGGTTCGGGCGGGGCGTGATCGTCGCCCGGGTGGGCGACCTGGTCGGCGTCGAGGTCGACCGGCTCGTCGTCCTCGGCATGGACGACGGGAGGTTCCCGCCGAAGGGTGGGGACGACCCGCTGCTGCCGGATCGCGAGCGGCGCGCCGCCGGGGTCGACCTGCCGACGCGGGCCCGCACCCGCGGCGAGGAGCACCGGGACCTGCTGGCCGCCCTCGCCGGCGCCGGGCACGCCACCGTGTCGTACCCGCGGACCGACCCGAGGGCCCAGCGCCGCCTGCTCCCGGCGCCCTGGTTGCTGGACACGGCGTCGGCCCTGGCGGGGCGCACCGTCCGCAGCGCCGACCTGCCGGCGCTGGCCGCCGCCGGCGCGGCCTGGCTGGTCGACCTGCCGTCGTTCACGTGGTGGCTGGCGGCGGGGCGCGAGCCGGCGACCGAGGGGGAGTGGGAGCTGTCGGCCCTGCTCGCCGGGGCCCCGGCGGCGGCGGTGGCGCCCGCGCTGGCGAGGGGGCTGGCGGCCGTCGAGGCCCGGCGCCGGGGCGAGTTCTCGGTGTGGACCGGGCTGGTCGGCCCCCGTCCCGAGCTCGCCGTCACCGACGGCCGGCCCCGCTCGCCGACCGCGCTCGAGCGCTGGGCGACCTGCCCGTTCCAGTACTTCCTCCACTCGGTCCTCCGGGTGACCGGCCTCGACGACCCGGCCGAGGCGGACACGATCGGCCCGCTCGACAAGGGGTCGCTCGTCCACGCCGTCCTCGAGGCGGTGGTCCGCCCCCGCGTCGGCTCGATGGCGCCCGGCGAGCCGTGGGGCCCGGACGACCACGCCCGCCTGCGCGAGGTCGCCGAGGCCGCCCGTCGCCGACTGGAGCAGGCCGGGCGCACCGGGCGGCCGCTGCTCTGGCGGCTCGAGTGGTCCCGCATGGTCCGCGACCTGGCCGTCACCCTCGACCTGGACAGTCGCCACCGGGTGGCCGCCGGCACCGCGCCGGTCGCCGTCGAGCACGCCTTCGGCTTCGGCGACGAGCCGCCCGTCGAGGTCGTCGTCGGCGTCGAGCGGCGGGTCGTGTTCCGGGGGGTGATCGACCGGGTCGACGCCGGGCCGGGCGGTGCCGTCGAGGTCGTCGACTACAAGACGGGCGGCACCCGCGGCTACGAGGCGCTGCGGGACGGCGCCGACGTGACCGCGGGCGGCCGGCTCCTCCAGCTCGGCGTGTACGGCCGGGCGGCCAGGGCCAGGTGGGGCGACGGCCCGGTCGACGCCCGGTACTGGTTCGTCACCGAGAAGGGCCGGTTCCTCCGTCTGGGCGGCGCCGTGGACGAGGCGGCCGACCGGCGGGTCGAGGAGGTCGTCAGGGTCGTCGCCGACGGGATCGAGGCCGGCCACTTCCCGGCCCGGCCGGGCGACGACGACGGCTGGTTCGGCCCCGCCCACTGCCGGGGCTGCCCCTACGACCGCATCTGCCCGGCGGCGCGGACCGAGCAGTGGGAGCGGGTCAGGGAGGCCGAGCCGCTGGCCCGGTACGTCGAGCTGGTGGAGGGGTCGTGACCGACGAGGCGGCCAGGCGCCGCATCGCCGAGGACCTCGACGCCACCCTGTTCGTCGAGGCCGGCGCGGGCACGGGCAAGACCACCGCCCTGGTCGCCCGGGTCGTGCGCCTGGTCGCCACCGGGCGGGTCACCGACCTCGGCCGGCTGGCGGCGATCACGTTCACCGAGGCCGCCGCGGCCGAGCTGCGGGAGCGGGTGCG
The nucleotide sequence above comes from Acidimicrobiales bacterium. Encoded proteins:
- a CDS encoding PD-(D/E)XK nuclease family protein, giving the protein PRRLTGPEVALVAALGVGGGLTAVVGVTGAADADEPARRVVDRLAPLLGDPVVGAEAPAPPTGDVVVRAPDPEEEVRVAVRQVVAWLAADPSHRADRVALATRLGSPYDLLLSEALSAAGLAHHAPPTRTVAQSVAGRVLLGLLALPDRRLDRAEVLRWLRSGPILDADGQRAHVGRWDRLSRQAGVSAGPEQWAARLGHLAAGLDDRLAGAAGAEEERWVERVAADRAEVDRLAAFVAELAERSDPGARRGWPALASWAKGLLARYLGGRSRWSAWPAEEQAAGERVLAVLDELAGLGGVEPGADAALLRRVLERELAAPVRGGGFGRGVIVARVGDLVGVEVDRLVVLGMDDGRFPPKGGDDPLLPDRERRAAGVDLPTRARTRGEEHRDLLAALAGAGHATVSYPRTDPRAQRRLLPAPWLLDTASALAGRTVRSADLPALAAAGAAWLVDLPSFTWWLAAGREPATEGEWELSALLAGAPAAAVAPALARGLAAVEARRRGEFSVWTGLVGPRPELAVTDGRPRSPTALERWATCPFQYFLHSVLRVTGLDDPAEADTIGPLDKGSLVHAVLEAVVRPRVGSMAPGEPWGPDDHARLREVAEAARRRLEQAGRTGRPLLWRLEWSRMVRDLAVTLDLDSRHRVAAGTAPVAVEHAFGFGDEPPVEVVVGVERRVVFRGVIDRVDAGPGGAVEVVDYKTGGTRGYEALRDGADVTAGGRLLQLGVYGRAARARWGDGPVDARYWFVTEKGRFLRLGGAVDEAADRRVEEVVRVVADGIEAGHFPARPGDDDGWFGPAHCRGCPYDRICPAARTEQWERVREAEPLARYVELVEGS